A genome region from Setaria italica strain Yugu1 chromosome III, Setaria_italica_v2.0, whole genome shotgun sequence includes the following:
- the LOC111256731 gene encoding protein FAR1-RELATED SEQUENCE 5-like, translated as MEAEGYVSLEETKEYKCIVDQTFMREEDFYEFYNDYAYHKGFSIRKGRVRYKTGTKEVIWRRLMCSCEGYRSVKYFERMDQKRQPRALTRCGCTARLDVEWSEIIGTWYVKDFVDVHTHALAKPEHVFVLRSHRGLNDPQKAEAVELGLGGLRPFQIMDVMEASHGGPWETGFLSQDLYNFFSRYKKGKVEGSDVEFVLNHMRQMQEKDPEFFFTFSVDAQGRLKNLFWSDAQSQIDYGVFGDVVVFDSTYRVNRYNLPFVPFIGVNHHRSTVVFGCGILSDETILSYVWLLEALLEAMHQKHPKSLITDGDAAMMRAIEIVMPDADHRLCSWHIEQNMLKRFRGSKLKDFRKFIYHAMEEGEFDRLWREFRDLHTNYIPESELPDKKIK; from the exons ATGGAGGCAGAAGGGTACGTTAGCCTGGAGGAAACTAAAGAATATAAGTGTATTGTAGATCAGACTTTTATGAGGGAGGAAGATTTCTATGAGTTTTACAATGATTATGCATACCATAAAGGGTTCAGTATCAGAAAGGGCAGAGTTAGGTACAAGACAGGCACCAAAGAGGTGATATGGAGAAGACTCATGTGCTCCTGTGAAGGATATAGATCTGTTAAGTACTTTGAAAGGATGGATCAAAAAAGACAGCCGCGTGCCCTCACCCGTTGTGGATGCACTGCTAGGCTTgatgtggagtggagtgaaATTATTGGCACCTGGTATGTGAAGGACTTTGTGGATGTCCATACACATGCCCTTGCAAAACCAGAGCATGTTTTTGTTTTGCGGTCTCATCGAGGGCTTAATGATCCTCAGAAAGCGGAGGCAGTAGAACTGGGACTAGGTGGGCTGCGTCCATTTCAGATCATGGACGTAATGGAGGCCAGCCACGGTGGTCCATGGGAGACTGGATTTCTTTCGCAGGACTTGTACAATTTCTTTTCAAGGTACAAGAAGGGAAAGGTTGAAGGAAGCGATGTAGAATTTGTGTTGAATCATATGCGTCAGATGCAAGAGAAAGATCCGGAGTTCTTTTTCACATTTAGTGTGGATGCACAAGGCAGGTTGAAGAACCTATTTTGGTCGGATGCACAGTCGCAGATAGACTATGGTGTTTTTGGAGACGTCGTTGTATTCGACAGCACTTACCGAGTGAACCGGTACAATCTTCCGTTTGTCCCTTTTATAGGAGTTAACCATCATCGAAGCACAGTTGTCTTTGGTTGCGGTATTTTATCGGATGAAACTATCTTGTCATACGTGTGGCTCCTCGAGGCTTTACTGGAGGCAATGCACCAGAAGCATCCAAAATCCTTAATTACTGATGGGGACGCAGCGATGATGAGAGCTATTGAGATTGTCATGCCTGATGCAGATCACAGATTGTGCAGTTGGCACATAGAGCAGAACATGCTGAAACGGTTCCGTGGTTCGAAGCTCAAGGATTTCAGGAAGTTCATATACCATGCAATGGAGGAGGGTGAATTTGATAGGCTTTGGAGAGAGTTTAGAG ATCTTCACACCAACTATATTCCAGAAAGTGAGCTTCCAGATAAAAAAATCAAGTAA
- the LOC101785621 gene encoding phosphatidylinositol/phosphatidylcholine transfer protein SFH8 — protein MSGPLDRFARPCFEGFVHNDERKESKSDADNSEGDKKTKVSSFKKKAINAGNKFRHSLRRRSKKKNEPRDSIKDIRDVKELQDVETFRQCLIDEDLLPQQHDDYHMMLRFLKARKFDVEKAKNMWSDMLRWRKEFGTDKIEEFDYTELDEVTKYYPQFYHGVDKEGRPVYVELIGKVDANKLVQVTSIDRYVRYHVKEFERCFQMRFPACSIAAKKHIDSCTTILDVQGVGFKNFSKSARELITRLQKIDSDNYPETLCRMYIINAGQGFKMLWSTIKSFLDPKTASKIHVLGNKYQHKLLEIIDECELPEFLGGKCKCEEHGGCQKSDKGPWKDPEIIKRVLNGEANYGRQIVTISSTDGKIIGYARPDYPTRKGSDASAESGSEVEDVTSPTASRNLITHPILTPVHEESKLPVHASAFVAHTSIEESIPVVDKVVDDGWGSPRASLQASSSGSLSLRNFEGLRAQIITWLTVFIMTLFAMLCSVPSKVARRISNQSIKHDDYHVEYPQEQEYKEEFRPPSPAPSYTEKDVLSSMLRRLGELEDKVQVLETKPSEMPFEKEELLNAAVRRVDALEAELISTKKALYDALMRQDELLAYIDKQDLIKFRKKKFCF, from the exons ATGTCAGGACCCCTCGATCGATTTGCTAGGCCAT GTTTTGAAGGGTTTGTCCATAACGATGAAAGGAAAGAGAGCAAATCCGATGCAGACAACTCAGAAGGAGATAAGAAGACTAAAGTCAGTTCTTTCAAGAAAAAGGCAATTAATGCGGGGAATAAATTCAGGCATTCCctgagaaggagaagcaaaaAGAAGAACGAACCTAGGGATTCCATCAAGGACATAAGGGATGTTAAAGAGCTTCAAGACGTTGAGACATTTCGGCAATGCTTAATTGATGAGGATTTGCTGCCACAACAGCATGATGATTATCACATGATGCTGAG GTTCCTAAAAGCGCGGAAATTTGATGTTGAGAAAGCAAAGAATATGTGGTCAGACATGCTTAGATGGAGGAAGGAATTCGGGACCGACAAAATAGAG GAATTTGACTACACCGAGTTAGACGAAGTTACAAAGTATTACCCACAATTTTATCATGGGGTGGATAAAGAGGGCAGACCTGTCTACGTAGAGTTAATAGGAAAAGTTGATGCGAACAAGCTAGTGCAAGTAACATCTATAGATCGGTATGTGAGATACCATGTCAAGGAGTTTGAAAGATGTTTCCAGATGAGATTTCCAGCTTGCTCAATTGCTGCAAAAAAACATATAGACTCATGCACCACTATTTTGGATGTGCAAGGAGTG GGTTTCAAGAACTTCTCAAAATCTGCGAGGGAATTAATCACACGATTGCAGAAGATTGACAGTGATAACTACCCAGAG ACATTGTGCCGGATGTATATCATTAATGCTGGTCAAGGCTTCAAGATGTTATGGAGCACAATAAAATCATTCCTTGATCCAAAAACTGCTTCCAAGATTCAT GTTCTTGGGAACAAGTACCAACATAAGTTGCTTGAAATTATTGATGAATG TGAACTACCAGAATTTCTTGGTGGAAAATGCAAGTGTGAAGAACATGGAGGTTGTCAAAAATCTGACAAAGGTCCTTGGAAGGATCCTGAAATAATAAAG AGAGTGCTCAATGGCGAGGCAAACTACGGAAGGCAAATTGTGACTATATCCAGCACAGATGGAAAGATTATCGGTTATGCTAGGCCAGATTACCCAACA AGAAAAGGTAGTGATGCATCTGCTGAGTCTGGGTCTGAAGTGGAAGACGTAACATCTCCTACTGCATCAAGGAACCTGATTACACACCCTATCTTGACCCCTGTTCACGAAGAG TCAAAATTGCCGGTACATGCTTCTGCATTTGTTGCTCATACTTCTATTGAAGAAAGCATTCCTGTTGTGGACAAGGTGGTTGATGATGGATGGGGTAGTCCAAGAGCTAGTCTACAAGCATCTTCCTCAG gttcattgtccttgaGAAATTTTGAAGGACTCCGAGCTCAAATTATCACATGGCTGACAGTCTTTATCATGACCCTTTTTGCCATGCTTTGTTCGGTCCCAAGCAAGGTGGCTAGAAGGATCTCTAACCAATCTATTAAGCATGATGACTATCATGTTGAGTATCCTCAAGAACAGGAGTACAAGGAGGAGTTCCGACCTCCATCTCCTGCCCCGTCGTATACAGAAAAGGATGTACTTTCATCTATGCTGAGACGGCTAGGTGAGCTGGAGGATAAGGTGCAGGTGCTTGAAACAAAGCCGTCTGAGATGCCATTTGAAAAGGAAGAATTGCTCAATGCAGCCGTCCGCCGTGTGGATGCATTGGAGGCTGAGTTAATTTCCACAAAGAAG GCCCTCTATGATGCCTTGATGCGACAGGATGAGCTGCTCGCGTACATCGACAAGCAAGATCTGATCAAATTCCGT AAAAAGAAGTTCTGCTTCTAA